The Sporocytophaga myxococcoides DSM 11118 genome contains the following window.
TATAACGAAAAGAGGCCACACCTCAGCTGTGATTTGTTGACCCCAGAAAGGGCTCACGTTGAGGATGGAATATTAAAAAGACATTGGAGAAACAAGGAGGTTATGACGGAATAAAGGTTTTTTTAGGCATTTACAGAATGCATAAAAAAGCAAATCCGACAACGGTGTAAACCTATTATCGGATTAATTATGCTATCTGACCGGATTAATCCTGGCAGGTTGCTCCTCAGCAGAGCCTGATTCCGCTTCATCCGATGATCAAATGTAAAGCGATTTTAGGATTAATAAAAAAGTGTAAATTTATAATCGGATTACCAATCCAAACTGTAAACTTTTTTTAGGACGACACAAGCTTCAGGCTTACTCCCGGAGCTTTCAGGGGAACTTCTTGAGATTCGGGAAGCATATTCGAAAGTTCAGGACTTACATTCAGAAGCTCCTGAAACGAGACGAGATGTTCTGCCTGAGAAAGAGGCAATTCTATTTAAAAAGAAGAAGTACGCTATCCAGTCCCATAAATTACTCCTTGATCAACCTTTGAGAATAAGTTAATCCATTCTTGCCCGTTATCCGAATTATATATACACCGGAAGATTGATTTGCTAAATCTACTTGGTGACTGAAACCTGACATTATTAATTTATCATGGACATCAAATACCTCCCAACTTGAGTTTTCTTCCAGATGTACTGTGTTCTTTGTGGGATTAGGAAAAATATTGATAGCTGGCTCTTTTTGATCATGATTAATACCCAACACGCAATCATCAATCCATTCTGCGGTAATATCTTTATGATAATAAGTGTTTGCAAAATCAACATCTGGAACGCAGATTGATTTTAAACTTGGCATATTTCTACAAAATAAAGAATCAATATTTTCATTATGTGAAAAATCCAGATACTCAAATTGATTTTCATCACATTTCACATACTGAAGGTCTATATTTCTCGAAACATCAAGATGACTTAGTCCATTTGAAGAACAACCCAATACTATTAATGACAAATTATTTGAAAGATCAAGATGGGTTAATCCATTTAAAGAACAATCAAAAGCAACTAATTGTGAATTATCAGAGAGATCAATCGTTTCAATCGAATTTGATGCCATAAATAAATTCTTTAATTTCCTGCAACTGGACAGGTCTAATTCATCAAGATTATTTTTAAAACACCATAGTTCAACTAAAGAATCAGCCATACTCAAATCTAAACTCGTTAAATAGTTTTCATTACACACCAGCGTACCAAGTTCAAGATTACTTGAAATATCTAAAGCTGACAGCTTATTTATTGCGCAATTAAGAAATTTCAATTTCCTATTTTTAGATACATCCAGAACAGTTAGATTATTTGTAGCAACTAAAAGAGTATCCAGATTTACAAAAGCCTCTATTCCTGTCAAATCACTAATATTATTACCTCGTAACTCAAGAAATGTCACTTTCTCAGCTTCCGAAACCTGAATTTTCTGATCATTATTTTTATCAGATACATATAACGCTATTTTCCAAAAATTCGGATCAGGAATATATACATCTTGTGCCTTTGCACTCTTAATAAAGAGGGTAGCAAAAAAAAGTAGTAATAGTAATAATCTTTTCATATTAAAAAGTGTAAAGTTTTAATTAGCTCCTTTTCCGCGTGCTTATATAAGTTTAAAATCTTCGTGTTAATATCATACTTACTCCAATAATTACAAAAGGAATTATAAAAGATAAAATCCAAATTGCTGTAAAAAGTATTTTACCTCCCACTTTAAGATCCTGAATTGGTTCTTTTTGAATGACCGCTTTAACCTGCCCTATTAACTTCTGTTCATTTTCTGAAATCTCATATTTCCCGGGAGTCATATACTTACTGAAAGCCTGTATATTTTTTCCTATCTCATCACGGACAAGCCAGTATTCTTCATTACTAAGTTCATCAAAGCTTTTATTAATGTTAATTCCTTTATCCAGCACAGCTTTCTTAGTCTTTTTCAACTGGGACTGAGCAAATAGCTGAAACATTAAAAAACCTGGAACAAGCATCAAAAAATAAGATTGAGAAGTAATGGAATAGTAGAATAGAGCACCAATGGATAAATAGCTGAATATACTGCCAATAAGCTCACTTCTTTCGAAAAACAGACATTTGATAAGTCGTCCTCCATCCAAAGGTATTATTGGGAGCAGATTAAAAAGATTTATAAAAATCATAGAATTAGCAGTATTCAGCAAAAAGTCATTATTATTTGCCAAGGAAAAGTAATATAATACCGCACCTAGCAATACTCCTGGCAAGGGTCCTGCAAGCAAAATGACTGCGGATTGCTTTTGAGAGATCTGGTCTTTTGTACCCGAAACAAATGCTCCGAAAAATGGAACAAAGAACATTGACACATCCTTATAATTGTAAAACTTCATTGCAGCGAAGTGTCCCAATTCATGAAAGAGAAGCACACCTGCTAATACTAAAATGTACGTCAGATCCCAGTCAAATACAAGATAGGAAGCGCCAATAAACAGAAGTGCGCTTGCAAGTGAAGGCAGTAATGATTTAGCGGCACTTTCCTCTGTTGGTTTGTCTGGATAAACCTTGACATTAGTTTCTGAAGTTATCAAGCTTTCTTGTTCTTCCATACAAGATCTATTGTTATATTAAAAAAATTTAATCAAGGCTCAATACTCATCGTCAATAACGGTACCACCTTCACATTTCCATGCTGATCCTTTCTGAATTTATAAGTATAGTTGTAATGAGTTTCCAGCTTGCTTTCATTAGGAAGACCATTGATCAGATAGATGTTTCTTTCTTCTGCAAAGCTTATCAGCTCTTTCAAATAAGGAGCTGAGATCTGCCCTACCTCATCTATGATACAATGAACCTTAAAATTCTGAGCTGTCTTCTCTGTTGACTCCTTAATGAAAACATTTAACAATGTGATATAAATTACTGCCTTGACAAGCATATCTGTTCCTGTAGAACCAACTCTGTCAATCTTCTCAATCCAGCCTGTATCGTTCTTTCCTTCTTTAATTCTGAACCTCAGCTCAAACAAATCCTGAACTTTTATCTCATCATAATTTTCTTCACTGATGGTCTTTTGAAGATCATTTAACAACTCTACAGACTTCTTATCAATCTCTGACTTGGCTTTATTCTCCTGATTAAACAGATTGGATTCTCCATATAGGAAAGGATTCTGCTCTCTGAACTCGGCAATCTTCTGAAGCTTTTTCAAGACCTTGTTTTCACTGTCTTCAGACTTCAGCTTTATGTATTCGATCAGCTTAGAACTTTCAAAAGATGCTCTTCCAAAGTCAGCTTCCATTTTGCTGATCATTCGGTTGATACGGCCTTTATGGTCTGTGAGTGCCTTAACTTTTGTGGCAATAGCGTCAATCAACATCCCATGGTTTTTTGCTACTTCTGCAATAGATGTCTGGATCTTATTTTCATTGTAAAACTC
Protein-coding sequences here:
- a CDS encoding T9SS type A sorting domain-containing protein, with translation MKRLLLLLLFFATLFIKSAKAQDVYIPDPNFWKIALYVSDKNNDQKIQVSEAEKVTFLELRGNNISDLTGIEAFVNLDTLLVATNNLTVLDVSKNRKLKFLNCAINKLSALDISSNLELGTLVCNENYLTSLDLSMADSLVELWCFKNNLDELDLSSCRKLKNLFMASNSIETIDLSDNSQLVAFDCSLNGLTHLDLSNNLSLIVLGCSSNGLSHLDVSRNIDLQYVKCDENQFEYLDFSHNENIDSLFCRNMPSLKSICVPDVDFANTYYHKDITAEWIDDCVLGINHDQKEPAINIFPNPTKNTVHLEENSSWEVFDVHDKLIMSGFSHQVDLANQSSGVYIIRITGKNGLTYSQRLIKE
- a CDS encoding site-2 protease family protein, yielding MEEQESLITSETNVKVYPDKPTEESAAKSLLPSLASALLFIGASYLVFDWDLTYILVLAGVLLFHELGHFAAMKFYNYKDVSMFFVPFFGAFVSGTKDQISQKQSAVILLAGPLPGVLLGAVLYYFSLANNNDFLLNTANSMIFINLFNLLPIIPLDGGRLIKCLFFERSELIGSIFSYLSIGALFYYSITSQSYFLMLVPGFLMFQLFAQSQLKKTKKAVLDKGININKSFDELSNEEYWLVRDEIGKNIQAFSKYMTPGKYEISENEQKLIGQVKAVIQKEPIQDLKVGGKILFTAIWILSFIIPFVIIGVSMILTRRF